A portion of the Streptococcus sp. Marseille-Q6470 genome contains these proteins:
- a CDS encoding DegV family protein, translating into MTWKIVADSGCDYRQLANPAIDTEFISVPLKIQVADQIFVDDANLDIDQMMETMYATSEASKSACPSPDDYLRAFEGAKHIFVVTITGTLSGSHNSAQLAKNIYLEEHPDTQIHVIDSLSAGGEVDLIVEKINDLIDQGLSFEEVVEVITTYQEKTKLLFVLAKVDNLVKNGRLSKLIGTVVGLLNIRMVGEASETGTLELLQKARGAKKSLQAAYEELIKAGYAGGRIVMAHRSNEKFCQQLSELVREKYPAANIKIIPTSGLCSFYAEDGGLLMGYEIG; encoded by the coding sequence ATGACTTGGAAGATTGTAGCTGACTCTGGTTGTGATTATCGCCAATTGGCAAATCCTGCTATTGATACCGAATTTATCAGTGTTCCCTTAAAGATTCAAGTAGCAGATCAAATCTTTGTTGACGATGCTAATCTTGATATCGATCAAATGATGGAAACTATGTATGCAACTTCTGAAGCTTCAAAATCAGCTTGTCCTAGCCCTGATGATTACTTACGTGCTTTCGAAGGTGCCAAACATATTTTTGTGGTGACCATTACCGGAACTCTCTCTGGTAGCCACAATAGCGCACAATTAGCTAAAAACATTTATCTCGAAGAACACCCTGACACTCAGATTCATGTTATCGACAGCTTATCTGCTGGTGGAGAAGTTGACTTAATCGTTGAAAAAATCAATGACTTGATTGATCAAGGACTTTCTTTTGAAGAAGTGGTTGAAGTTATTACTACTTACCAAGAAAAAACGAAGTTGTTGTTCGTTCTTGCTAAAGTTGATAACCTAGTTAAAAACGGTCGCTTGAGTAAGCTTATCGGTACAGTTGTCGGGCTTCTTAATATTCGTATGGTTGGGGAAGCAAGTGAAACCGGAACATTGGAACTTCTCCAAAAGGCTCGTGGTGCTAAAAAGTCCCTTCAAGCTGCTTATGAAGAGTTAATTAAAGCTGGCTACGCCGGTGGGCGTATCGTCATGGCTCATCGCAGTAACGAAAAATTCTGCCAACAACTTTCAGAACTTGTACGTGAAAAATACCCAGCAGCTAATATTAAAATTATCCCAACTTCTGGTCTTTGCAGTTTTTATGCAGAAGATGGCGGACTCCTTATGGGATATGAGATTGGCTAA
- a CDS encoding TetR/AcrR family transcriptional regulator, whose translation MSERKISEKSLENLRKSNQESNLLTREAIETALLQLLEKKELAKISISELVKRAGVSRAAFYRNYDSKEEILESVFKRSVHNIMEQLSHYDVKTDLYLVWVHLFREAKKEAKVIQLALDYHLEKIFVQAMQEFLEKYYGKSKGVSSYLHSFWSSAIVSVLLKWIKDGMKVPAEKIADLRLPFFKK comes from the coding sequence ATGTCTGAACGTAAAATATCTGAAAAATCTCTTGAGAACCTAAGAAAATCAAACCAAGAATCTAATTTGCTAACCAGAGAAGCGATAGAAACAGCTCTTTTGCAACTCTTGGAGAAAAAGGAGTTAGCGAAGATTAGCATTTCTGAGTTAGTCAAGCGTGCTGGCGTTTCTCGTGCAGCCTTTTATCGAAATTATGATTCAAAAGAAGAGATTTTAGAAAGTGTTTTTAAACGTAGTGTCCATAACATCATGGAGCAACTAAGTCATTACGATGTAAAAACAGACCTTTATCTGGTATGGGTTCACCTCTTTAGAGAAGCCAAGAAAGAAGCTAAGGTGATTCAGCTTGCCTTGGACTATCACTTAGAAAAAATCTTTGTGCAAGCTATGCAAGAATTTCTAGAAAAATACTATGGAAAATCAAAAGGAGTCAGCTCTTACCTGCATTCTTTTTGGAGTTCTGCCATCGTATCAGTTTTGCTCAAATGGATCAAGGATGGGATGAAGGTTCCCGCTGAAAAAATTGCAGATCTGCGCTTGCCATTTTTCAAAAAATAA
- a CDS encoding NAD(P)/FAD-dependent oxidoreductase produces the protein MKHFDTIVIGGGPAGMMATISSSFYGQHTLLIEKNRKLGKKLAGTGGGRCNVTNNGTLDDLLAGIPGNGRFLYSVFSQFDNHDIINFFTENGVKLKVEDHGRVFPASDKSRTIIEALEKKIIELGGQIATQTEIVSVKKIDDQFVLKSANQTFTCDKLIVTTGGKSYPSTGSTGFGHEIARHFKHAITELEAAESPLLTDFPHKALQGISLDDVTLSYGKHVITHDLLFTHFGLSGPAALRMSSFVKGGEVLSLDVLPQLSESDLVDFLEENREKSLKNALKTLLPERLAEFFVQRYPEKVKQLTQKERDQLVQSIKALKIPVTGKMSLAKSFVTKGGVSLKEINPKTLESKLVPGLHFAGEVLDINAHTGGFNITSALCTGWVAGSLHYD, from the coding sequence ATGAAACATTTTGATACTATTGTTATCGGTGGAGGTCCTGCTGGTATGATGGCTACAATCTCTAGTAGCTTTTATGGCCAGCACACCCTTCTCATCGAAAAAAATCGGAAACTCGGAAAAAAATTAGCTGGAACTGGTGGTGGTCGCTGCAACGTGACCAACAACGGAACTCTGGATGACTTACTAGCTGGCATCCCTGGAAATGGGCGTTTTCTATACAGTGTCTTCTCCCAGTTTGATAACCATGATATCATCAACTTTTTTACAGAAAATGGTGTCAAACTGAAGGTAGAAGACCACGGTCGCGTTTTTCCAGCCAGCGACAAATCTCGGACCATCATCGAGGCTTTGGAAAAGAAAATCATTGAACTTGGTGGGCAAATTGCTACTCAAACAGAAATTGTTTCGGTTAAAAAGATAGACGACCAGTTTGTCCTTAAATCTGCAAACCAGACCTTTACTTGTGATAAACTCATTGTCACAACCGGTGGGAAATCCTATCCTTCAACTGGTTCTACTGGTTTTGGCCATGAGATTGCTCGCCACTTCAAACACGCTATTACCGAGCTGGAAGCTGCTGAGAGTCCTTTATTGACTGATTTTCCGCATAAGGCCTTGCAGGGGATTTCGCTAGACGATGTGACCCTAAGCTATGGCAAGCATGTCATCACCCATGATCTGCTCTTTACCCACTTTGGTTTATCAGGTCCTGCTGCTCTGCGCATGTCTAGCTTTGTCAAGGGTGGTGAAGTCCTCTCTTTAGATGTCTTGCCACAACTTTCTGAAAGTGATTTAGTAGATTTTCTAGAAGAAAACCGTGAAAAATCCTTGAAAAATGCCTTGAAGACCTTGCTCCCTGAACGTTTGGCAGAATTCTTTGTCCAAAGATATCCTGAAAAAGTCAAGCAGCTAACACAAAAAGAACGCGACCAGCTTGTCCAATCTATCAAGGCTCTCAAAATTCCTGTGACTGGAAAGATGTCGCTTGCAAAATCTTTTGTAACTAAAGGTGGCGTTAGTCTCAAGGAAATCAATCCAAAAACACTGGAAAGTAAACTGGTACCTGGCCTCCACTTTGCTGGCGAGGTACTGGATATTAATGCCCACACAGGTGGCTTTAACATCACTTCTGCCCTCTGTACCGGATGGGTGGCAGGAAGTCTACATTATGATTAA
- a CDS encoding 8-oxo-dGTP diphosphatase — protein sequence MNRRESVEFVNMCMIQNGDKVLVQDRVNPDWPGITFPGGHVERGESFVDAVIREVKEETGLTISKPQLCGIKDWYDDADFRYVVLFYKTEHFTGELQSSDEGKVWWENFENLSHLKLATEDMSDMLRVFVEEDLSEFFYYKDGDDWLYDLK from the coding sequence ATGAACAGAAGAGAATCAGTCGAATTTGTCAATATGTGTATGATTCAAAACGGAGACAAGGTTCTAGTTCAAGACCGAGTTAATCCTGACTGGCCTGGCATTACTTTTCCTGGTGGGCATGTTGAACGTGGTGAATCCTTTGTCGATGCCGTCATTCGTGAAGTGAAAGAAGAAACTGGTCTGACCATTTCCAAACCCCAACTCTGTGGTATCAAAGATTGGTATGATGATGCTGATTTTCGCTATGTCGTACTTTTTTACAAGACAGAACACTTTACTGGTGAACTCCAGTCTTCAGACGAAGGAAAAGTCTGGTGGGAGAATTTTGAAAATCTATCTCATCTTAAACTAGCTACTGAGGATATGTCTGATATGCTTCGTGTATTTGTAGAGGAAGATCTGAGTGAGTTCTTTTACTATAAAGATGGTGACGACTGGCTTTATGACTTGAAGTAA